Proteins found in one Candidatus Woesearchaeota archaeon genomic segment:
- a CDS encoding ATP-binding protein has translation MSYDIVIGRSKSDFDKFQNEGTVFIGKTYVKMGREVSLSNNLFLDVARSHVVLICGKRGSGKSYTMGAIAEGIIDLPENIRQNLSFVILDTMGVYWTMKHANQKDEDMLAKWNLEPKGLNVNIYTPHSYFKKYQDEGMPTDYSFGIRPSELMGVDWCNVFDIPEHSDAGVLVKNVIHRCKKELKVYEIQDVIKAVNLADFDQDVKRIAVNLFMEAQSWGLFNSNAESLKNIAKPGEVSIIDVSCYATLPGGWNVKSLVIGLIAEKLFEDRMKSRKFEELEMVQRGFDYFKTQEELTSKEKMPLVWLVIDEAHEFLPSKGTTPALAALKTILREGRQPGISLILATQQPGKIHSDVITQSDIVISHRITAKKDIDALGEVMQSYMGQGLVDVVNNLPREPGAAVLLDDTSERIIPMRIRPRITWHGGEAPSAVHKIKRGAGLDF, from the coding sequence ATGTCTTATGATATTGTTATTGGCAGATCAAAATCAGATTTTGATAAATTTCAAAATGAAGGTACAGTTTTCATAGGAAAAACTTATGTAAAAATGGGTCGTGAAGTTTCTCTAAGTAATAATTTATTTCTAGATGTAGCAAGAAGTCATGTTGTCCTTATTTGTGGTAAAAGAGGTTCTGGCAAAAGTTATACAATGGGTGCAATCGCAGAAGGAATAATTGATCTTCCAGAAAATATTCGTCAAAATCTAAGTTTTGTTATTCTTGATACTATGGGTGTTTATTGGACAATGAAACACGCAAATCAAAAAGATGAAGATATGCTGGCAAAATGGAATTTAGAACCAAAAGGGCTTAATGTAAATATTTATACTCCTCATAGTTACTTTAAAAAATATCAAGATGAAGGTATGCCAACAGATTATTCATTCGGAATTAGACCTTCAGAATTAATGGGGGTAGATTGGTGTAATGTTTTTGATATTCCAGAGCATAGTGATGCAGGGGTTTTAGTAAAAAATGTAATTCATAGATGTAAAAAAGAATTGAAAGTTTATGAAATACAAGATGTAATAAAAGCTGTCAATTTAGCAGATTTTGATCAAGATGTTAAAAGAATTGCAGTCAATTTATTTATGGAAGCCCAATCATGGGGATTATTTAATTCTAATGCCGAATCGTTAAAGAACATCGCAAAACCAGGAGAAGTTTCTATCATCGATGTAAGTTGTTATGCAACTCTTCCAGGTGGATGGAATGTTAAATCTTTAGTTATTGGTTTAATTGCGGAAAAATTATTCGAAGATAGAATGAAATCGAGAAAATTCGAAGAATTAGAAATGGTACAAAGAGGCTTTGATTATTTTAAGACTCAAGAAGAATTAACTTCAAAAGAAAAAATGCCCTTAGTATGGCTAGTTATAGATGAAGCTCATGAATTTTTACCTTCAAAAGGAACTACACCTGCTTTAGCAGCACTGAAAACAATCCTAAGAGAAGGACGTCAACCAGGTATTTCATTGATTTTGGCAACTCAACAACCAGGAAAAATACATTCAGATGTTATCACCCAATCAGATATTGTTATTAGCCATAGAATCACAGCAAAAAAAGATATAGACGCTCTTGGAGAAGTTATGCAAAGTTACATGGGTCAAGGTTTAGTCGATGTAGTCAATAATCTGCCAAGAGAGCCAGGTGCAGCAGTTTTATTGGATGATACTTCAGAAAGAATAATTCCTATGAGAATACGTCCAAGAATAACATGGCATGGTGGTGAAGCACCAAGTGCAGTTCATAAAATTAAACGTGGTGCGGGATTAGACTTCTAA
- a CDS encoding replication factor C small subunit: MISSIWTEKYRPKDFNEIAGQEKIVERVKAFVEQKNMPHMLFAGPAGIGKTTLSLVIARKLFGEAWNHNFLELNASDDRGIDTVRVKVKDFARTKAIGDVPFKIIYLDECDSLTKEAQQALRRTMESYTATCRFILSCNYSSKIIEPIQSRCTIFRFKPLDKNAILKIINHIAHKEEMHITEDAKNTLIEISGGDARRLENILQSCAAMNKDIDETAIYEIVSIARPKEILAVLEKAISNDFIGARNLLLDVMLNHGLSGVDVIKQIQQEILNLNITNEHKMKLIDKCGDIEFRLVEGSDEFLQLESLLANFTQTK, from the coding sequence ATGATTTCTAGTATATGGACTGAAAAGTATAGGCCAAAAGACTTCAATGAAATCGCAGGCCAAGAAAAAATAGTTGAACGTGTCAAAGCATTTGTTGAACAAAAAAACATGCCCCATATGTTATTTGCAGGTCCAGCAGGCATAGGTAAAACAACTTTATCTTTAGTTATTGCAAGAAAATTATTTGGTGAGGCTTGGAATCACAATTTCTTAGAATTAAATGCTTCAGATGATCGTGGAATCGATACTGTAAGAGTAAAAGTAAAAGATTTTGCAAGAACAAAAGCAATTGGAGATGTTCCCTTCAAAATTATTTATCTTGACGAATGTGATAGTCTAACAAAAGAAGCACAACAAGCACTAAGAAGGACAATGGAATCTTATACTGCAACATGTAGATTTATCTTAAGTTGTAATTATTCAAGTAAAATTATAGAGCCAATCCAATCAAGATGCACAATTTTTAGATTTAAACCCTTAGATAAAAATGCTATATTAAAAATTATAAATCATATTGCTCATAAAGAAGAAATGCACATTACTGAAGATGCAAAAAATACCTTAATAGAAATTTCTGGCGGTGATGCAAGAAGATTAGAAAATATTTTGCAAAGTTGTGCAGCAATGAATAAAGATATTGATGAAACGGCAATTTATGAAATAGTAAGTATTGCTCGCCCAAAAGAAATTCTTGCAGTTTTAGAAAAAGCAATTTCAAATGATTTTATTGGTGCAAGAAATTTATTATTAGATGTCATGCTGAATCATGGTCTAAGTGGTGTAGATGTTATTAAACAAATACAACAAGAAATTCTAAACCTTAATATTACTAATGAGCATAAAATGAAATTAATTGATAAATGTGGAGATATAGAATTCAGGCTTGTAGAAGGTTCAGACGAGTTTTTACAACTAGAATCCTTATTAGCTAATTTTACTCAAACTAAATAA
- a CDS encoding DUF4190 domain-containing protein gives MGVSSLVLGIISLFLTVLGIPIIGIILGILGIIFSKKQKKIFPNGIQQAGYITSIVSLVISSIYSVFIILIILISVLFIK, from the coding sequence ATGGGTGTTTCTAGTTTAGTTTTGGGGATTATTAGTCTTTTTTTAACTGTTTTAGGGATTCCAATTATAGGTATAATTTTAGGAATCTTGGGAATTATTTTTTCGAAAAAACAAAAGAAAATTTTTCCAAATGGAATTCAGCAAGCAGGATATATAACAAGTATAGTTAGTTTAGTTATTTCATCAATTTATTCAGTATTTATAATTTTAATAATTCTTATTTCTGTCCTGTTTATTAAGTAA
- a CDS encoding replication factor C large subunit, translating to MLKKTLHGKYTPASSKELISQKSQFENLKKFISNYKYEPKKIILLAGPTGSGKTLLVYLLAKELNLELVELNSSDFRSKEDIKNVIGNAITQQSLFFTGKIIFLDDLDTISGLQDRGCITELINISKKSTFPIICTITDTEEKKIKDLKKSSITLELEKLKHEDILKFLKQIAEKESFSYEENALSMLARSFGSDLRALLNDLQVLSLNKITLDELNSLGERDLSNSVKDLLKVIFKSKDIAIISRLTDNLDVDFDECMLWIDESLPYEYSGESLKKAYDSLSKADVFKGRISRWQHWRFMIYQILLMSSGVAVSKNKKSERIVMYQRPTRILKMWIAKQRYAKKRAIAQKLAKALHLSTSKSLTEMMPYLKFYSTEVTAQELELEPEEKEWLLKEY from the coding sequence ATGTTAAAAAAAACATTACATGGAAAATATACACCTGCATCTTCTAAAGAATTAATAAGCCAAAAATCACAATTTGAAAATCTTAAAAAATTTATTTCAAATTATAAATATGAACCTAAAAAAATTATCCTTCTTGCAGGCCCAACAGGCTCTGGAAAAACTTTATTAGTATACTTACTTGCAAAAGAACTAAACTTAGAATTAGTTGAATTAAATTCTTCTGATTTTAGAAGTAAAGAAGATATTAAGAATGTAATTGGGAACGCAATTACACAACAAAGTCTATTTTTCACAGGAAAAATAATCTTCTTAGACGATTTAGATACAATTTCAGGATTGCAAGATAGAGGATGTATTACTGAATTAATTAATATCTCAAAAAAATCAACTTTCCCAATTATTTGTACAATCACAGATACAGAAGAAAAGAAAATAAAAGATTTAAAGAAAAGTAGTATCACTTTAGAACTAGAAAAATTAAAACATGAAGATATTTTAAAATTCTTAAAACAAATAGCTGAAAAAGAATCTTTCAGCTACGAAGAAAATGCTCTAAGCATGCTTGCAAGAAGTTTTGGCTCAGACTTAAGAGCTTTATTAAATGATTTACAAGTTTTAAGTTTAAATAAAATTACCCTAGATGAATTAAACTCCTTAGGTGAAAGAGACTTATCAAATAGTGTTAAAGATTTATTAAAAGTTATTTTCAAAAGCAAAGATATAGCAATTATCTCAAGATTAACAGATAATTTAGATGTAGATTTTGATGAGTGTATGCTTTGGATAGATGAATCTTTACCTTATGAATATTCAGGAGAATCACTAAAAAAAGCCTATGATTCGTTAAGTAAAGCAGATGTCTTTAAAGGAAGAATCTCAAGATGGCAACACTGGAGATTTATGATTTATCAAATTCTTTTAATGAGCTCAGGAGTTGCAGTTTCTAAAAATAAAAAATCTGAAAGGATTGTTATGTATCAAAGACCAACAAGAATTTTAAAAATGTGGATTGCAAAACAAAGGTATGCAAAAAAACGTGCAATCGCTCAAAAACTTGCAAAAGCCCTTCATCTTTCAACAAGTAAATCCCTAACAGAAATGATGCCTTATTTAAAATTCTATTCAACAGAAGTCACAGCACAAGAACTAGAACTTGAACCCGAAGAAAAAGAATGGTTGCTTAAAGAATATTAG
- a CDS encoding DUF2391 family protein: protein MKKRSVKRGVRVSSKKKIQPQKQTTKSLLSRLFKTEEKLLQEEKNIEKREDEILKLEKRELKNLSLEKKEEQKIENFEKQEIDELKKLEEIEKKIKKDVGPHPLKKVSKRDFIKSLIGAFGGVTVHYTFTYGVEIAEHLNAMRAHLLYLLALIIAVIFIYTAGFRQVTERKFLLFIPFRMLIIYFTAVLVSMITLILFYPHFGELTFVEKYIQVATVTLPAVVGACVADLVGKEGAE, encoded by the coding sequence ATGAAAAAGAGGTCTGTAAAGAGAGGTGTTAGAGTTAGTTCTAAGAAGAAGATTCAGCCTCAAAAGCAAACTACTAAAAGTTTATTGAGTAGACTGTTTAAAACTGAGGAAAAGTTACTTCAAGAAGAGAAAAATATAGAGAAAAGAGAAGATGAGATACTTAAATTAGAGAAAAGAGAATTAAAAAATCTTTCTTTAGAAAAAAAAGAAGAACAGAAAATAGAAAATTTTGAGAAACAAGAAATAGATGAATTAAAAAAATTAGAGGAAATTGAAAAGAAAATAAAGAAAGATGTTGGTCCTCACCCTTTAAAGAAAGTAAGCAAAAGGGATTTTATAAAAAGCTTGATTGGTGCTTTTGGTGGTGTTACAGTACACTATACTTTTACATATGGTGTTGAAATTGCTGAGCATCTGAATGCTATGAGGGCTCATTTATTATATTTACTTGCATTAATAATTGCAGTTATCTTTATTTATACTGCAGGGTTTAGACAAGTAACAGAACGCAAGTTTTTGTTATTTATTCCATTTAGAATGTTAATAATCTATTTTACTGCTGTGTTAGTAAGTATGATTACTTTAATATTATTCTATCCTCACTTTGGGGAATTAACTTTCGTTGAAAAATATATACAAGTTGCAACAGTTACATTACCTGCAGTAGTGGGTGCCTGTGTTGCTGATCTTGTTGGAAAGGAGGGTGCAGAGTGA
- a CDS encoding TM2 domain-containing protein, with protein MADGTVKQVNWTLALIMSIFFGYLGIDRFIMGHVWQGVLKLITLGGCGIWSIIDIILIATKHPFQNIEWVS; from the coding sequence ATGGCAGACGGAACAGTTAAGCAAGTTAATTGGACATTAGCTTTAATTATGTCAATATTTTTTGGCTATTTAGGTATTGATAGATTTATTATGGGACATGTATGGCAAGGAGTATTAAAATTAATAACTCTTGGTGGTTGTGGAATTTGGTCTATAATAGATATAATTTTAATTGCAACCAAACATCCTTTCCAGAATATTGAATGGGTAAGTTGA
- a CDS encoding zinc metalloprotease HtpX translates to MIKNQLKTVLFLGILTGLLLLVGSFFGKTGLTIAIIFVCLMNFVTYWFSDKIVLFMYGAKEIEKKGKIYELVKEVAKDTGVPIPRIFMINQQYANAFATGRDPKHASIAFTKGILDFLSDEELKGVIAHEMAHVKNRDILISTIAATIAGVISYAAMMARYAAIFGMGGRDRDNNIMGMIIMAIVAPIIAMFIQLAISRSREYLADETGARNIKNPKALASALKKLTDAVEVHPIKNKNTATAHMFIVNPFTAKGFFTLLSTHPPLDERVKRLNEMKI, encoded by the coding sequence ATGATAAAAAATCAATTAAAAACTGTGTTATTTTTAGGAATATTAACTGGTTTGTTATTGTTAGTTGGAAGTTTCTTTGGAAAAACGGGATTGACAATTGCAATTATATTTGTTTGTTTGATGAATTTTGTAACTTATTGGTTTTCTGATAAAATTGTTTTGTTTATGTATGGTGCAAAGGAAATTGAAAAGAAAGGCAAAATTTACGAATTAGTTAAAGAAGTTGCTAAAGATACTGGAGTTCCTATTCCTAGAATATTTATGATTAATCAACAGTATGCAAATGCTTTTGCAACTGGGAGAGATCCAAAACATGCTTCAATTGCATTTACTAAAGGAATTTTAGATTTTTTGAGTGATGAGGAATTAAAAGGAGTAATTGCACATGAAATGGCTCATGTTAAAAATAGAGACATTTTAATTTCTACTATTGCAGCAACTATTGCCGGTGTGATTTCATATGCTGCGATGATGGCAAGATATGCTGCAATTTTTGGTATGGGTGGAAGAGATAGAGATAATAATATTATGGGTATGATTATTATGGCTATTGTTGCACCAATAATTGCAATGTTTATTCAATTAGCAATTTCACGTTCAAGAGAGTATTTGGCTGATGAAACTGGAGCTAGAAATATTAAAAATCCTAAGGCTTTGGCAAGTGCTTTGAAAAAGTTAACAGATGCAGTTGAAGTTCATCCTATAAAAAATAAGAATACTGCAACTGCGCATATGTTTATTGTAAATCCCTTTACTGCTAAAGGCTTTTTTACTTTACTTTCTACACATCCACCTTTGGATGAAAGAGTAAAAAGATTGAACGAGATGAAAATATGA
- a CDS encoding DUF2752 domain-containing protein has translation MGKLIFKKLKRVKTLFLEFLSFSSPRAIVFNLLFILIFLRVLPLKLLENGPRLCVFSRILELIYRGNCPTSGLFSGCACPSCGLTRGIAHLLRGDLISAYTLNKGVILVFLVILIAIIWNLILFLRQRKAKKPKVLKRKGN, from the coding sequence ATGGGTAAGTTGATATTTAAAAAATTGAAGAGGGTTAAAACCCTCTTTTTAGAATTTTTAAGTTTTAGTTCTCCAAGAGCAATAGTTTTTAATTTGTTATTTATTCTTATATTTTTAAGAGTTTTACCCTTAAAATTGCTTGAGAATGGCCCAAGATTATGTGTTTTTAGTAGGATTTTGGAGCTAATCTATAGAGGGAATTGTCCTACCAGTGGTTTATTTTCTGGGTGTGCATGTCCTTCATGTGGGTTAACAAGAGGTATTGCTCATCTGTTAAGGGGTGATTTAATTAGTGCTTATACCTTGAATAAGGGGGTTATTTTAGTGTTTTTGGTTATTTTAATAGCAATTATATGGAATTTAATATTATTTTTGAGACAGAGGAAGGCAAAAAAACCCAAAGTTTTAAAAAGAAAGGGTAATTAA
- a CDS encoding class I SAM-dependent methyltransferase family protein, translating to MKRLNKKKGHLSYDIMGDIIILNNKISKKEAEALLKERKNAKTILYKTKMHSGKYRTRKLSVITGVKNKTALYKENGCLFKLNVETCYFSSRLSNERLRIAKQVKHGEKILVMFSGVSPYSIVIAKNSKANEIVGIEWNPKAHEFALENIKLNKVQDRVEAYCGDVRKVVIKLKKKFDRIIMPLPRDADDFLDVALKVLNKKGIIHFYDFEKEEDISSKAIEKIKKYCEPKILNVIKTGKYSPRKYRICVDFCVKKLNKKKKV from the coding sequence ATGAAACGTTTAAACAAGAAAAAAGGACATCTTTCTTATGATATTATGGGCGATATTATTATTTTAAATAATAAAATTTCTAAGAAAGAAGCAGAAGCTCTTTTAAAAGAAAGAAAAAATGCAAAAACTATTTTATATAAAACTAAGATGCATTCTGGAAAGTATAGAACTAGAAAATTGAGTGTAATTACTGGTGTGAAAAATAAAACTGCATTGTATAAAGAAAATGGATGTTTGTTTAAATTAAATGTTGAGACTTGTTACTTTTCTTCAAGATTATCTAACGAAAGACTAAGAATAGCAAAACAGGTTAAACATGGGGAAAAAATTTTAGTCATGTTTTCTGGCGTTTCTCCTTATTCTATTGTAATTGCAAAGAATTCTAAAGCTAATGAGATAGTTGGTATTGAGTGGAATCCTAAAGCACATGAGTTTGCTTTAGAGAATATTAAATTAAACAAAGTTCAAGATAGAGTTGAAGCTTATTGCGGAGATGTAAGAAAAGTTGTAATTAAACTAAAGAAAAAATTTGATAGGATAATTATGCCTTTACCAAGAGATGCAGATGATTTTTTGGATGTTGCTTTAAAAGTTTTGAATAAAAAAGGAATCATCCATTTTTATGATTTTGAAAAAGAAGAGGATATATCTAGTAAGGCTATAGAAAAAATAAAGAAATATTGCGAACCTAAAATATTAAATGTTATAAAAACTGGAAAATATTCTCCAAGGAAATATCGGATTTGTGTTGATTTTTGTGTGAAAAAACTCAATAAAAAGAAAAAAGTTTAA
- a CDS encoding cold shock domain-containing protein has product MEGTVKWFDRKKGYGFIASEDGEDYFVHYTSLPKGSFLRENDVVSFESVETDKGKQAKNVTIKMMGSAANKTGGGKSFKKESKNEEESEDFGEDEEQQYDDEAA; this is encoded by the coding sequence ATGGAAGGAACAGTAAAATGGTTTGATAGAAAGAAAGGCTATGGTTTTATAGCTAGTGAAGATGGAGAAGATTATTTCGTACACTATACTTCTCTACCGAAAGGATCATTTTTGAGAGAAAATGATGTGGTCTCATTTGAGTCAGTTGAAACTGATAAAGGTAAACAAGCTAAAAATGTAACCATCAAAATGATGGGTAGTGCTGCAAACAAAACTGGTGGCGGAAAAAGCTTTAAAAAAGAATCTAAGAACGAAGAAGAAAGCGAAGATTTCGGCGAAGACGAAGAACAACAATACGACGACGAAGCAGCTTAA